A stretch of the Geovibrio thiophilus genome encodes the following:
- the era gene encoding GTPase Era, with the protein MSEIYKAGFVSILGRPNVGKSTLINSLIGEKIAIVSNKPQTTRTNIQGIKTGENYQIVFIDTPGYHKAKDTLNRLMVQQAADSIDMADIIFLMVQADEHMGPEFRNLVKILEESKATKFLVINKLDIFKKEKAFLLAEKMFPVLNFTEVVPISARTGKNIDLLVELAVKHLPEGMPMFDSEEITTVPEKMLIAEYIREQVFEQLQDELPYRIVVETESVEDTEDGRMEISASIIVDRESHKGMVIGKQGARLKEIGTKARMNLEKFFGVKIHLALWVKIRNDWADKNEFLRIQGLR; encoded by the coding sequence ATGTCCGAAATATATAAAGCGGGGTTTGTCTCCATACTTGGCAGACCCAACGTGGGCAAATCCACACTGATTAACAGCCTCATAGGTGAGAAGATAGCCATAGTCTCCAACAAACCCCAGACGACAAGAACCAATATTCAGGGGATAAAGACAGGCGAGAACTACCAGATAGTTTTCATCGATACGCCCGGCTACCACAAGGCGAAGGATACTCTTAACAGGCTTATGGTTCAGCAGGCAGCGGACTCCATAGACATGGCGGATATTATCTTCCTTATGGTTCAGGCTGACGAGCATATGGGACCGGAGTTCAGAAACCTTGTGAAGATACTTGAAGAGTCAAAGGCGACAAAGTTTCTCGTGATAAACAAGCTGGACATATTCAAGAAGGAGAAGGCGTTTCTTCTTGCTGAAAAGATGTTTCCCGTGCTGAATTTTACCGAGGTAGTGCCTATAAGCGCACGTACAGGCAAAAATATTGACCTTCTTGTTGAACTTGCCGTGAAGCATCTGCCTGAGGGCATGCCCATGTTTGACAGTGAGGAGATAACGACTGTTCCCGAAAAGATGCTCATAGCGGAGTACATAAGGGAACAGGTGTTCGAGCAGCTTCAGGATGAGCTTCCGTACCGCATAGTGGTGGAAACCGAATCCGTTGAGGACACCGAGGACGGACGCATGGAGATAAGCGCGTCGATTATTGTCGATCGTGAAAGCCACAAGGGAATGGTCATCGGCAAGCAGGGCGCACGCCTCAAAGAGATTGGAACAAAAGCGAGAATGAATCTGGAGAAATTTTTCGGAGTCAAAATTCATCTTGCATTATGGGTTAAGATTCGTAATGATTGGGCAGACAAGAATGAATTTTTGAGAATACAAGGACTCCGGTAG
- the mgtE gene encoding magnesium transporter gives MLTPRLKVSLESVKKLIRRNAKVALEKTLSKLHPADIAIIYNNLNDIDGKKLWNNIKDEKLMAEIIAEMNEADVIDVISDQKPEKIARIVEHMESDDAADVVRLLPDEISDSVLSFMGDSDQISEVEQLLNYEEYTAGSIMNTSYFSLNEETTVKEATKSLHGAKNVDMVFYLYVTDDENRLVGVISLRQLILNPPEKKLYEIMTTDVIHVTTYEDQEDVAKVVEKYDLLAVPVVDEFNVLAGIITVDDVIDIIREEATEDFYMMVGSSDDELLFANNSMKIAKVRLPWLIVTFVGSIVASIVLTFFQGHARDFAMLVPFVPIIMAMAGNAGSQSATILIRGVALGKISTSDIIPIMLKEMRVGMIMGITIGVLLVFIAPLWSGSPIIGFVVGTAMFFAMTLATFSGTFVPATLIRFNFDPAVASSPFISMLNDILGLSIYFSVSAVLLRYFG, from the coding sequence ATGCTCACTCCGAGATTAAAGGTTTCACTAGAAAGCGTCAAAAAACTTATCAGAAGAAACGCGAAGGTCGCACTTGAGAAAACGCTTTCCAAGCTGCATCCTGCGGATATTGCAATTATATACAATAACCTCAACGATATAGACGGAAAAAAACTCTGGAACAACATCAAAGATGAAAAGCTTATGGCGGAAATCATCGCTGAGATGAACGAAGCCGATGTAATTGATGTTATTTCCGATCAGAAGCCCGAGAAAATCGCCAGAATAGTTGAACACATGGAAAGTGACGACGCGGCGGATGTCGTGCGTCTGCTCCCTGATGAAATATCTGATTCCGTTCTCAGTTTCATGGGTGACAGCGATCAGATAAGCGAAGTGGAACAGCTCCTTAACTACGAAGAATATACGGCTGGTTCAATAATGAACACCAGCTATTTTTCTCTGAACGAGGAGACCACTGTTAAGGAAGCCACCAAGTCGCTCCACGGGGCAAAAAATGTGGACATGGTTTTCTATCTCTATGTTACGGATGATGAAAACAGGCTTGTGGGCGTTATCTCCCTCCGTCAGCTTATCCTGAACCCGCCCGAGAAAAAGCTTTATGAAATAATGACCACCGATGTAATACACGTGACCACCTATGAGGATCAGGAAGACGTGGCAAAGGTGGTTGAAAAATATGATCTTCTCGCCGTTCCTGTTGTAGATGAGTTTAATGTTCTCGCCGGTATTATCACTGTTGACGACGTAATCGACATCATCCGTGAGGAAGCCACGGAAGACTTCTATATGATGGTCGGTTCATCGGATGATGAGCTTCTCTTCGCCAACAATTCTATGAAAATCGCCAAGGTCAGACTGCCGTGGCTCATTGTAACCTTTGTGGGCTCAATAGTCGCCAGTATTGTTCTTACCTTTTTTCAGGGGCATGCAAGGGATTTTGCCATGCTTGTTCCCTTTGTTCCTATTATCATGGCTATGGCGGGCAACGCGGGCAGCCAATCCGCCACAATCCTCATACGGGGCGTGGCTCTGGGTAAAATATCCACTTCGGATATTATTCCCATCATGCTGAAAGAGATGCGGGTGGGCATGATAATGGGCATAACCATAGGCGTCCTTCTTGTCTTTATTGCCCCTTTATGGTCGGGCTCTCCGATCATCGGGTTTGTGGTAGGAACGGCAATGTTTTTTGCTATGACTCTCGCCACTTTCTCAGGCACATTTGTTCCCGCTACGCTGATCAGGTTCAATTTTGACCCTGCGGTTGCCTCCAGCCCCTTTATCAGCATGCTTAACGACATCTTGGGTCTTTCCATATACTTCTCGGTTTCAGCGGTTCTTCTTCGCTATTTCGGATGA
- the recO gene encoding DNA repair protein RecO: MSRHLTDAIIYKLHRYSDSSAIARAFTADFGKIKLFVPKAFSKKGGLLTCFPGILDFQMKETSDLSRFYAFTQKPEFHRFINSHEIMIRLHFIFEVMDALYEEREKDGYLMRLIMKIDDTNFRKAASFTVRHMFEKNGVLPDFRECAGCGTAECAEGIVLGGEFFCGNCRRAGVKVTGAVMLFMKSALSSEMMKNLIINRENETEIISFFTDFYKSLYSKELKSAATLSVLL, translated from the coding sequence ATGAGCAGGCACTTAACAGACGCCATAATCTATAAACTCCACAGATATTCAGACTCTTCCGCAATCGCGCGGGCTTTCACTGCGGATTTCGGCAAAATCAAGCTGTTTGTGCCCAAGGCTTTCAGCAAAAAGGGCGGGCTCCTCACCTGTTTTCCGGGTATTCTGGATTTTCAGATGAAGGAAACATCCGACCTCAGCCGCTTTTACGCTTTCACTCAGAAACCTGAATTTCACAGATTCATCAACAGCCATGAAATAATGATCCGCCTGCATTTTATCTTTGAGGTTATGGACGCTCTCTACGAGGAAAGAGAAAAGGACGGATACCTTATGCGCCTTATTATGAAAATTGATGATACCAACTTCCGGAAGGCGGCTTCCTTCACTGTGAGGCATATGTTTGAGAAAAACGGCGTGCTGCCGGATTTCAGAGAGTGCGCAGGCTGCGGAACTGCCGAATGCGCCGAGGGGATTGTTCTCGGAGGTGAGTTCTTCTGCGGAAACTGCCGCAGGGCAGGGGTAAAAGTTACGGGCGCAGTCATGCTTTTCATGAAGAGCGCCCTTAGCAGCGAGATGATGAAAAACCTGATAATAAACAGAGAAAATGAAACAGAGATTATTTCATTTTTTACTGACTTCTATAAATCCCTTTACAGTAAGGAGCTTAAGAGCGCCGCCACACTCAGCGTACTTCTTTAA
- the fbp gene encoding class 1 fructose-bisphosphatase produces MQKGLTNLNRYLLEEQRKYPHATGDFTFIIEQIAFASKIIAREVNKAGIVNILGKAQSVNVHGEDQQKLDVYSNAKMIEALDHIGKLCAMGSEECEDIVPIPDKYPKGKYVVVFDPLDGSSNIDVNISIGTIFGVYRAVTEGNQGTVEDFLQSGRNLVASGYVIYGSSTMLVYTAGNGVSGFTLDPGVGEFLLSHENIKIPEKGKIYSFNEANFDRWTPEIQNYVKSLRSNKERQYTGRYIGSLVADFHRNLLKGGVFAYPGDTNNPNGKLRLLYEAAPLAYIVEQAGGAATDGINNILDIKPEGIHQRTPLVIGSKYEVELYRKYVTGEV; encoded by the coding sequence ATGCAGAAGGGGTTGACTAATCTCAACAGGTATCTGCTTGAGGAGCAGAGAAAATATCCTCACGCCACAGGTGACTTTACATTTATCATAGAACAGATCGCCTTCGCCTCCAAAATAATAGCCCGTGAAGTAAACAAGGCGGGCATAGTGAACATTCTCGGGAAAGCCCAATCCGTGAATGTTCATGGTGAAGACCAGCAGAAGCTGGACGTGTACTCCAATGCCAAGATGATCGAAGCTCTCGATCACATAGGCAAGCTCTGCGCCATGGGGTCTGAGGAGTGTGAGGATATTGTTCCCATCCCCGATAAATATCCCAAGGGCAAATATGTAGTGGTGTTTGATCCGCTGGACGGTTCAAGCAACATCGATGTGAACATCAGCATCGGAACAATTTTCGGTGTGTACAGAGCAGTGACAGAAGGCAATCAGGGCACTGTGGAGGATTTTCTTCAGTCCGGCAGAAACCTTGTCGCCTCTGGCTATGTTATCTACGGCTCAAGCACAATGCTTGTATACACTGCGGGCAACGGGGTGAGCGGCTTCACCCTTGATCCGGGTGTGGGTGAGTTTCTTCTCAGCCATGAAAACATCAAAATACCCGAAAAGGGCAAAATATACAGCTTTAATGAAGCTAACTTCGACAGATGGACTCCTGAAATTCAGAACTATGTCAAATCACTTCGCAGCAATAAGGAAAGGCAGTATACGGGACGCTACATAGGCTCCCTTGTTGCCGATTTCCACCGCAATCTTCTGAAAGGCGGCGTATTCGCTTACCCGGGCGACACCAATAATCCCAACGGCAAGCTGAGGCTTCTTTACGAAGCGGCTCCCCTTGCCTACATTGTCGAGCAGGCAGGCGGCGCGGCAACGGACGGGATAAACAACATCCTTGACATCAAACCTGAAGGAATCCATCAGAGAACGCCTCTTGTGATAGGCTCCAAATACGAAGTCGAGCTCTACCGCAAGTATGTAACGGGTGAGGTTTAA
- a CDS encoding deoxyribonuclease IV, with amino-acid sequence MRIGAHQSISGGIYKSIERALHDGCEALQVFVRNASRWESKPLNEKDAEKFRQKAEDFGTENICAHASYLINLASASGDIYSKSLKACADELSRCGKLGIPYYVIHPGSFTGSTLEDGIRRIAVSLDRIYHENGFRTMTLLEITAGQGSSVGCSFEHMEEIINLASCSEKIGLCLDSCHMFSAGYDIVNDYDSVFDSLSEKFGDKIRVFHLNDAKKPLGSRVDRHAMIGKGEIGEEFFRKAVNESGFGHMLGILETPIGEGSTYASEVNLLKSYRI; translated from the coding sequence ATGCGCATTGGCGCGCACCAGTCCATATCAGGCGGAATATATAAAAGCATTGAAAGAGCCTTGCATGACGGATGCGAGGCTCTTCAGGTTTTTGTGCGCAACGCCAGCAGGTGGGAGTCGAAACCTCTAAACGAAAAAGATGCGGAAAAATTCAGACAGAAGGCGGAAGATTTCGGCACAGAGAATATCTGCGCCCACGCCTCATATCTCATCAACCTTGCCTCCGCCAGCGGAGATATATACTCCAAATCGCTTAAAGCATGCGCAGACGAGCTTTCCAGATGCGGGAAACTCGGTATTCCCTATTATGTGATTCATCCCGGTTCCTTCACCGGTTCAACACTTGAAGACGGAATCAGACGCATCGCCGTCTCTCTGGACAGAATTTACCATGAAAACGGATTCAGAACCATGACTCTGCTTGAGATAACCGCAGGGCAGGGTTCATCCGTGGGCTGCTCTTTTGAGCATATGGAAGAAATAATAAATCTTGCGTCATGCAGTGAAAAGATAGGTTTATGCCTTGACTCATGTCACATGTTCAGCGCAGGATATGATATTGTGAATGATTATGATTCGGTTTTTGACTCTCTTTCTGAAAAATTCGGCGATAAAATAAGGGTGTTTCACCTCAACGATGCCAAAAAACCTCTGGGAAGCAGAGTTGACAGGCATGCGATGATAGGAAAGGGTGAAATAGGCGAAGAATTTTTCAGAAAAGCGGTTAACGAATCCGGATTCGGGCATATGCTGGGCATTCTGGAAACACCGATAGGAGAGGGCAGCACCTACGCCTCTGAGGTGAATCTGCTTAAGTCATACAGAATATAA
- a CDS encoding AAA family ATPase, which yields MEAPIVMIMKDLLKPEKVVETHISYVFLTADKVYKVKKNVNFGFLDFSRLKLRKQYCLLEKELNGRFCEGIYGEVLKVARKEKSFEITEYENTQNTLEYVVTMKRIPEDCFLSYKVKEGLITVDDMRKTGRHIADLFSSINTDEASAEENGGASVVRFNCGENFSQTESFAGRFIDKLFYDFIKKETLAFLDKHSDIFASRVKSGFVVNGHGDLRAEHVFFERDKVGLIDCIEFNKRFRYNDVVSEAAFICMELDELGRTDLSDALAEGFFEKYNDENSIKLFNFYKCYRAFVRAKVTCFLLAQKGEEWEGFAGAKKSVDRLIDLAAAYALNMEQAKTLMFYGYMGCGKSKNAKVFSEKFAAANYNTDVERKLLCGLQPTDSRKIEMETGIYIREKSLEVYAHLGRKAAEKAKTGRMTVLDGTFSDPAFVKAAEESTDFDKKILFTADDSVILERFKERAKKTAVTDGREEIYFQHKDKFVDAGADLSVETTGCIEDNARRIMEFLINEE from the coding sequence ATGGAAGCGCCGATAGTTATGATAATGAAGGATCTCCTCAAGCCTGAAAAGGTTGTGGAGACGCATATATCCTATGTTTTTCTCACAGCGGACAAAGTTTACAAGGTCAAAAAGAACGTGAATTTCGGTTTTCTGGATTTCTCAAGACTCAAGCTTCGCAAGCAGTACTGCCTTCTGGAAAAGGAGCTGAACGGACGCTTCTGTGAGGGGATTTACGGCGAGGTGCTGAAGGTCGCCCGCAAGGAAAAATCCTTTGAAATAACCGAATATGAAAATACACAGAACACACTGGAGTATGTGGTGACCATGAAGCGCATACCGGAAGACTGCTTCCTTTCATATAAGGTCAAAGAAGGGCTTATAACAGTGGACGATATGCGCAAAACAGGCAGGCATATAGCCGATCTCTTTTCGTCAATCAATACTGATGAGGCTTCTGCGGAGGAGAACGGAGGGGCGTCCGTGGTGCGTTTTAACTGCGGGGAAAACTTCTCACAGACTGAAAGCTTCGCAGGAAGATTCATCGATAAGTTATTCTATGATTTCATAAAAAAGGAAACACTGGCGTTTTTGGACAAGCATAGTGACATATTCGCCTCAAGAGTGAAAAGCGGCTTTGTTGTCAACGGACACGGTGATCTTCGTGCCGAGCATGTATTTTTTGAAAGAGACAAGGTCGGACTTATAGACTGCATTGAGTTCAATAAACGCTTCCGCTACAATGATGTAGTGTCTGAGGCGGCGTTCATCTGCATGGAGCTTGATGAGCTGGGCAGAACCGATCTGTCGGACGCTCTGGCAGAGGGCTTCTTTGAAAAATATAATGATGAAAACAGCATAAAGCTTTTTAATTTCTATAAATGCTACAGGGCTTTTGTCCGAGCTAAGGTAACCTGCTTCCTCCTTGCGCAGAAAGGTGAGGAATGGGAAGGCTTTGCGGGTGCAAAAAAGAGTGTTGACAGGCTTATTGATCTCGCCGCTGCCTACGCTCTAAATATGGAACAGGCTAAAACACTGATGTTTTACGGATATATGGGCTGCGGAAAGTCCAAGAACGCTAAAGTGTTTTCGGAAAAATTTGCCGCCGCTAACTATAACACAGACGTGGAGCGTAAGCTCCTCTGTGGTCTTCAGCCTACGGACAGCAGAAAGATAGAGATGGAGACGGGCATTTACATCCGTGAAAAATCCCTTGAGGTCTATGCTCACCTAGGCAGAAAAGCCGCAGAAAAGGCGAAAACAGGGCGAATGACTGTTCTGGACGGAACATTCTCCGATCCGGCGTTTGTTAAAGCGGCGGAAGAGAGCACGGATTTTGACAAAAAAATCCTATTCACCGCTGATGATTCCGTTATTTTGGAACGCTTTAAGGAAAGAGCCAAAAAAACGGCTGTGACAGACGGCAGGGAAGAGATATATTTTCAGCACAAGGATAAATTTGTTGACGCCGGAGCGGATCTGTCTGTCGAAACAACGGGCTGCATAGAGGACAACGCAAGGCGTATTATGGAGTTTCTGATTAATGAAGAATAA
- a CDS encoding ribonuclease Z, whose translation MKNNFSVVQVNSPFEDTAFFVRNIYKKNAFLLDCGKIGSLTNQEVLSIYDIFISHTHIDHFYGFDRILRGSLMAEKTIRIFGPPGIIKNVRGKLDSYTWNLIKSYAINFDVIELSETRLHKRALFMAENGFEGIYSEILHDDIDLGEGFTFDFVFFEHRVTSVGYRIKEKPLISADGELMEKSGFRPGKWVGQLKKKVENGYPHDETIDVQTADGFVSVTVSELEAKFITKHYPQDITFVTDIAPSYSNYLKAIEFAKGAKSLLIEGVFMKEDILHAIDKQHLTLDLAKTIYARSGAEKVRFFHFAPRYDRDRGPFLKRLYDGFDGEILEVEVR comes from the coding sequence ATGAAGAATAACTTTTCCGTGGTGCAGGTAAACTCCCCGTTTGAGGATACGGCGTTTTTTGTCCGCAATATATATAAAAAAAACGCGTTTCTGCTGGACTGCGGCAAAATAGGCTCACTGACCAATCAGGAAGTACTGAGCATTTATGATATATTCATAAGCCACACTCACATAGACCATTTTTACGGATTCGACCGCATACTGCGCGGCTCGCTTATGGCGGAGAAAACCATCAGGATTTTCGGTCCGCCGGGGATAATAAAAAACGTTCGGGGTAAGCTGGATTCATACACATGGAACCTGATTAAAAGCTACGCAATTAATTTTGATGTGATAGAACTCAGCGAGACAAGGCTTCACAAACGTGCCCTGTTTATGGCTGAGAACGGCTTTGAAGGCATTTACTCTGAGATACTTCATGATGACATAGATTTGGGAGAGGGCTTCACATTCGATTTCGTATTCTTTGAACACAGGGTAACGTCTGTGGGCTACCGAATAAAGGAGAAGCCGCTGATCTCTGCGGACGGAGAGCTCATGGAGAAGTCGGGCTTTCGTCCGGGCAAATGGGTGGGGCAGCTTAAGAAAAAGGTTGAGAACGGCTACCCGCATGATGAAACCATAGATGTCCAGACGGCAGACGGTTTTGTGTCTGTGACTGTTTCTGAGCTTGAGGCGAAATTCATTACAAAACATTATCCGCAGGATATAACTTTCGTAACGGACATAGCGCCCAGCTACTCCAACTACCTGAAAGCCATAGAGTTTGCGAAGGGAGCAAAATCTCTTCTCATAGAAGGGGTTTTTATGAAGGAGGACATTCTCCACGCCATAGATAAGCAGCACCTCACCCTTGATCTGGCGAAAACTATTTACGCCAGATCCGGCGCTGAAAAAGTGCGTTTTTTTCACTTCGCTCCAAGATACGACCGTGACAGAGGACCTTTTCTGAAAAGGCTTTATGACGGTTTTGACGGTGAAATACTTGAGGTTGAGGTAAGATGA
- a CDS encoding alpha/beta hydrolase — protein sequence MKLLIILVIFFAAAGLFFAGRSKLITLKPFVNLKGVQDYELEVMDYKRAESEIVTEKENYPKFYKGGKTGVLLIHGFTGAPYELIPLAEYLHSEGFTVYLARVAGHGSDPENLNELTYEDWYESVKYGYFLLKNNCDKIIVTGQSMGGLIALNTVIKNGADGLILLAPCIKIKNPLSVFVPYVKHFKKYDHKNIEADEQKFFYNTYPMEGVHQLIMFTEYTEPLAEKINIPVLMFQHMGDKVVSAEASREFFGRIGSQNKKAVYFDNDDSGYHALCGAKNPHRDDMFAEIKEWIDVIK from the coding sequence ATGAAGCTGCTCATAATCCTTGTTATATTTTTTGCCGCCGCAGGATTGTTTTTTGCGGGCAGGTCAAAACTTATCACTCTCAAGCCGTTCGTTAATCTCAAAGGGGTTCAGGATTACGAGCTTGAGGTAATGGACTATAAGCGGGCTGAATCAGAGATAGTGACAGAAAAAGAGAATTACCCCAAATTCTATAAAGGCGGTAAGACCGGCGTGCTGCTTATTCACGGCTTTACGGGAGCCCCCTACGAGCTTATTCCTCTGGCTGAGTACCTGCACAGTGAAGGCTTTACGGTTTATCTTGCCAGAGTCGCCGGACACGGCTCAGACCCGGAGAACCTCAATGAGCTTACCTATGAGGATTGGTATGAGTCGGTGAAATACGGCTACTTCCTCCTGAAGAATAATTGTGATAAGATAATTGTCACGGGTCAGAGCATGGGCGGACTGATTGCCTTGAACACAGTGATTAAAAACGGTGCGGACGGACTCATTCTCCTTGCTCCTTGCATAAAAATAAAGAATCCGCTCTCGGTTTTTGTGCCTTATGTAAAACACTTTAAAAAGTATGATCACAAAAATATTGAAGCGGATGAACAAAAATTCTTCTATAATACATATCCCATGGAAGGCGTACATCAGCTGATTATGTTCACTGAATATACTGAACCTCTTGCGGAAAAGATAAATATTCCTGTCCTCATGTTTCAGCACATGGGGGATAAGGTAGTCAGCGCTGAGGCTTCACGTGAGTTTTTCGGACGCATAGGCAGCCAAAATAAGAAGGCTGTGTATTTCGACAATGATGACAGCGGCTATCATGCTCTCTGCGGTGCAAAAAACCCGCACAGGGATGATATGTTCGCTGAGATTAAGGAGTGGATAGATGTCATTAAGTAA
- the proC gene encoding pyrroline-5-carboxylate reductase, translating into MSLSNRKIGFIGAGNMAFALMKGLVNSGLVPPENIMASDPEPSRFEGLSKSLNITITTDNIAVAKKSDIIMICVKPQVAKYVMDEISQFLKDKLLISIAAGVKTDFFEHYLSGLRVIRVMSNTPALVGEGSSAICAGKYAGKPELEIADKLFCSVGKVAVIEEKYMDAVTGLSGSGPAYVFKFIEALSDAGVKLGLSRETSRMLAAQTVYGSAKLVLETGEHPMALKDMVTSPGGTTIVGVHMLEKGGFSAAIIDAVEEATKRSEELGKK; encoded by the coding sequence ATGTCATTAAGTAACAGGAAAATCGGGTTTATCGGAGCAGGAAACATGGCGTTTGCCTTAATGAAAGGGCTTGTGAACTCCGGTCTTGTACCACCTGAAAACATAATGGCATCTGATCCGGAACCGTCAAGGTTTGAAGGCTTGAGCAAATCTCTGAATATCACCATTACCACCGATAATATAGCGGTCGCTAAAAAGAGCGATATTATAATGATTTGTGTAAAACCGCAGGTAGCAAAATATGTGATGGATGAAATAAGCCAGTTTCTGAAAGATAAGCTGCTTATTTCCATTGCCGCAGGTGTCAAAACAGATTTTTTTGAGCATTACCTCAGCGGACTTCGGGTTATCAGGGTTATGTCAAATACTCCCGCGCTGGTAGGCGAGGGCTCATCCGCCATATGCGCCGGCAAATACGCCGGAAAGCCGGAGCTTGAGATAGCGGACAAGCTTTTCTGCTCTGTGGGCAAGGTGGCTGTGATAGAGGAAAAATATATGGACGCTGTGACGGGTCTCTCCGGCAGCGGTCCTGCCTATGTTTTCAAGTTTATTGAGGCTCTTTCCGATGCGGGTGTGAAGCTGGGCTTAAGCCGTGAGACATCCCGCATGCTTGCTGCTCAGACTGTTTACGGCTCCGCTAAGCTTGTTCTAGAAACGGGTGAGCATCCCATGGCGCTTAAGGATATGGTTACCTCCCCCGGCGGAACGACCATTGTCGGCGTCCACATGCTTGAGAAAGGCGGCTTCTCCGCGGCTATTATTGATGCAGTGGAAGAAGCTACGAAACGTTCGGAAGAGCTCGGGAAGAAATAG
- a CDS encoding DUF2917 domain-containing protein, with translation MKGKSLRMSLGKDKLVSLNGVKKASLVCEQGKLWITGTKEGDIVVKSGEKVSLFPLHRLVIQGGTESMFSMEIN, from the coding sequence ATGAAAGGAAAAAGCCTTAGAATGTCTCTCGGGAAAGACAAGCTCGTATCACTTAACGGCGTCAAAAAGGCGAGCCTTGTATGCGAACAGGGAAAGCTGTGGATAACCGGAACAAAGGAAGGCGATATTGTGGTGAAAAGCGGAGAAAAGGTAAGCCTTTTTCCCCTGCACCGCCTTGTCATTCAGGGCGGAACAGAATCAATGTTCTCAATGGAAATAAACTGA
- a CDS encoding LysR family transcriptional regulator gives MELYQLKSFAVIAEMKNLTKAAGSLNISQSALSTQIKSLEDELGLELFTRNSRGMELNDKGRVLLTHAQEILKAADSMKRKAGLLGDTVIGDVTVGINTEPAFLRVSEISRLIALEYPELNVILMACQSVDTEDMLKRRVLDASFFYHHPISSEIEYEVLEDAEICIAGTPDFLEGKSSWQEIAATPWVWAGYGCPFYIAVLSKFEALGLKIKQAINCEDEYVIRELVLDGHGLGMLRLERAKQLEKEGRLVIWKDGIIPVKLCLGWLKGRSEDSEVNVVRNAVRKVFQHNVEPAVGAHGVMWSLT, from the coding sequence ATGGAGCTTTATCAGCTAAAATCATTCGCCGTAATAGCGGAGATGAAAAACCTCACAAAAGCCGCCGGAAGCCTCAATATAAGCCAGTCTGCGCTGAGTACTCAGATTAAAAGTCTTGAGGACGAGCTGGGGCTGGAACTCTTCACCCGCAACTCCAGAGGGATGGAACTGAACGATAAAGGGAGAGTGCTTCTTACCCACGCTCAGGAAATTCTTAAAGCCGCTGACAGTATGAAACGCAAGGCGGGTTTGCTGGGCGATACGGTTATCGGTGATGTGACGGTAGGGATAAACACCGAGCCCGCCTTTCTGCGTGTGAGTGAAATCTCAAGGCTGATAGCTCTTGAATATCCGGAACTGAATGTGATTCTCATGGCATGCCAGAGTGTGGACACAGAAGATATGCTCAAACGGAGAGTACTGGACGCCAGCTTCTTTTACCATCATCCCATAAGCAGCGAGATCGAGTATGAGGTTCTGGAAGATGCCGAAATCTGCATAGCCGGAACACCTGATTTCCTTGAGGGCAAATCCTCATGGCAGGAGATAGCCGCAACTCCGTGGGTCTGGGCGGGCTACGGATGTCCCTTTTATATAGCTGTTTTGTCGAAGTTCGAGGCGCTGGGGCTAAAGATCAAACAAGCAATAAACTGCGAGGACGAATATGTTATCAGAGAGCTTGTTCTGGACGGTCACGGTCTGGGAATGCTCCGTCTTGAAAGGGCGAAGCAGCTTGAGAAGGAGGGAAGGCTTGTGATCTGGAAGGACGGCATAATCCCCGTCAAGCTTTGTTTGGGCTGGCTCAAGGGACGCAGCGAAGATTCCGAGGTAAATGTAGTGAGAAACGCTGTGAGAAAAGTTTTTCAGCATAATGTGGAACCCGCTGTTGGGGCGCATGGTGTCATGTGGAGCTTAACCTGA